A window from Verrucomicrobiota bacterium encodes these proteins:
- a CDS encoding IclR family transcriptional regulator, producing the protein MIKNPLEKNGLEPLIVFIMPKTDFTVIQALDRGLKLLQKMADTPQRKYNLAELAAFMQVDRSSVHRMLSTLIKHRLVSQEKDERVYSLGLGIYKLATALEKQLKLTELINPFLRELVRFSGETAHTVVRSGVQSVFVDSETATEMVSIYHQLGHVDELHSTAVGKSLLCQMSFKDLEMLFEGVRLVSHTPTTIIDIGKLALHLQDVRKMGYSTDKEERSQGVLCMAVPIYDFRDRIVCAVGISGPKERMKGKFEKLIPPVKEIGQKITQTIQGFEL; encoded by the coding sequence TTGATTAAAAATCCACTGGAGAAAAACGGACTCGAACCCTTAATTGTTTTTATCATGCCTAAAACCGATTTCACAGTCATCCAAGCCCTCGACCGGGGATTGAAACTCTTGCAAAAAATGGCAGACACTCCCCAAAGGAAATATAACTTGGCGGAGCTTGCGGCATTCATGCAAGTCGACCGGAGTTCCGTTCACCGGATGCTTTCAACCCTGATAAAGCACCGTCTTGTATCCCAAGAGAAAGATGAAAGGGTTTATTCACTGGGACTGGGCATTTATAAGCTGGCGACGGCTTTGGAGAAACAATTAAAGCTGACAGAATTGATCAATCCTTTCCTTCGTGAATTAGTGAGATTCAGCGGGGAGACAGCACACACGGTCGTCAGGAGTGGAGTGCAATCGGTTTTTGTTGATTCCGAGACGGCGACGGAAATGGTGTCGATCTACCATCAATTAGGGCATGTGGATGAACTCCACTCCACGGCTGTGGGGAAAAGTTTATTATGTCAAATGTCCTTCAAAGATTTAGAAATGCTTTTTGAGGGAGTGAGGTTAGTATCTCATACACCCACGACGATTATTGATATCGGGAAATTAGCCCTCCACCTGCAGGATGTGCGGAAAATGGGATATTCTACTGATAAGGAAGAGCGTTCCCAAGGGGTCTTATGTATGGCTGTCCCTATTTATGATTTTCGGGATCGCATTGTTTGTGCAGTAGGAATCTCTGGCCCAAAAGAGCGAATGAAGGGGAAATTTGAAAAACTGATCCCCCCAGTCAAGGAGATCGGGCAAAAAATCACCCAGACCATTCAAGGCTTTGAGCTTTAG
- a CDS encoding cyclase family protein — translation MRPDLFEGMTMVDLSLPIYHDAPIWSAEPQCIVHDWIRKGRCYGRPEPLNMKYFCMAGHQGTHTDAPYHMNNEGVKLDQIPLSRYKGWTRVLDFRDKKLGDHFTAEDMVKHGVKTGERILLCTGWDRYLNPFDETYFNLDHPHFSEDGIYWLLDNKIELVGMDTPSTDPSLVDHPKIFERQEHFPILLELMTNLDKVVGKEVYLMCLPLNVREGDGSWVRAVAFVPEK, via the coding sequence ATGAGACCCGATTTATTTGAAGGAATGACCATGGTAGACCTCTCTCTACCAATCTATCATGACGCACCTATCTGGAGTGCTGAGCCCCAATGTATCGTCCATGACTGGATCCGGAAAGGCCGTTGTTACGGTCGTCCTGAGCCCCTGAATATGAAATACTTCTGCATGGCTGGACATCAGGGCACTCACACAGACGCTCCTTACCATATGAATAATGAGGGGGTCAAGCTCGACCAGATTCCCCTCTCCCGGTACAAGGGCTGGACACGCGTACTGGATTTTCGTGATAAAAAACTGGGGGATCATTTTACCGCTGAAGACATGGTCAAACATGGGGTGAAAACAGGCGAACGCATTTTGCTCTGCACAGGATGGGATCGTTACTTGAACCCCTTCGATGAAACATATTTTAACCTCGACCACCCCCATTTTTCTGAGGACGGCATCTACTGGCTCTTGGATAATAAAATCGAGCTCGTCGGGATGGACACACCTTCGACAGACCCTTCCCTCGTGGATCATCCAAAGATTTTCGAGCGCCAGGAACATTTCCCGATTCTACTCGAACTCATGACTAACCTCGATAAAGTCGTCGGGAAAGAGGTGTATCTGATGTGTCTGCCTCTTAATGTCCGTGAGGGTGACGGTTCGTGGGTTCGCGCTGTGGCATTCGTTCCGGAAAAATAA
- a CDS encoding Dabb family protein, producing MKVEHIVWFKWNEGVSEDRIQHHLNGLSALVNTVPGIISLRLGKNFTDRAKGFTHGLVVTLENKAALPIYADHPEHMAVATELRKDAEVMAMDFEF from the coding sequence ATGAAAGTAGAACATATTGTTTGGTTTAAATGGAATGAAGGCGTCTCGGAAGATCGCATTCAACATCATCTCAATGGCCTGAGCGCCCTCGTGAATACAGTCCCCGGGATTATTTCCTTGCGACTCGGTAAAAACTTTACTGATCGTGCCAAAGGCTTTACCCATGGCCTCGTCGTCACCCTCGAGAATAAAGCTGCTTTACCCATTTACGCCGATCACCCCGAGCACATGGCTGTGGCTACAGAGCTCCGTAAGGATGCCGAAGTGATGGCCATGGATTTTGAATTCTAA